The genomic region ACAGCAAtcttaaacaaaaagcaaaagagccAACATCCTTCAGTTGTTTCAACCTGAGGTAacagtttttttactttttttccccatatcatACAGAAAAAGTATACTACAGAATTTATGCCCATAGTCTTATGTAAATCATTTATACAGCAAAGTACAGTTTTTGCTCAAATACTTAAATAGTTGTGTGGTGGAGATCTTAAATTGactaaattatttcctttctcattcaaCTATAAATTAAGttcatatttattattgagatatttaGCCAAGAGACATGAGACTACACTTTGCTCAACAAATAATTTCTCCTTCAAAACATTTCACATTCTATTCTCTTCTAAGATAAATAAgacatattttcataaataagcaATATAATTTAGAGCATGAAACATTCAAGTATGAAGATCCTAAGAAATACACCACACAGAGATGATAATTTCTCACCACATCCTCTACCTCTACACTCCCATAGGGAACACAGCTTCACCCCACCACATTTAGTTACTCCAGCCTTTTGACTTTTTAACTCATTCTACAATACTTTTCAATTCATACAGCTGACAAGGAACAAAAGTCAACAGTACAATTAATGTTTAGATTTCAGGGCTCACAGTACCgccaataaaagaaaataacctaCACAGGCAAATTAGTCATTAAATCACTTCTCCTTTCTTAGTCTATTATTATTAAGCATacaaaaactatgaaaagaaCAGACAAAATCAACCAGAGAGGGCAGGGTTCTGACATTCAAGCATCCCTGTCTAACCATAACTAAATGCTGATGATAGCATTAGCTAAGACATTCTTTCAAATAAGATTAACATCAATAGTGATAGGTAGATAATGCcacacaataaatataaacaaacttcCATTACTGAGTTGACATAGTCAAGTGTCACCTTGCTTAAtgaagttactttatttttaaaattctgtatatttaaaaatccaaaataaaaggCCTGAACGAGTTCCTCAGTAATTATGATTATAGGAGCTTTTAATATTGATTGTTTTTTGAAGATTAGGAAGTTAATTAGAGCAGCAATTCTCACCTGGGTGATTTCACCCCCCAGCCTTCAAAACGCATTTGATAATCTCTGGAGACATatgattgtcacaactgggggaaACAGGGTGTTATTGGCATCtactgggtagaggccagggatgctgttaaacatactacaaagcacaggacagcccccccccacccccaaagaatCATCTAATCCAATATATCAATAGTGACAAGGCTGAAAATCCTATTCTAGAGGTGGgtttatgcatgtgtatgtgtatatttgttcCACCTCAAGAGTTTGACCTATACTGTACTTGCCACAAAATAACAGTCTAACAAGGACTTAATCATATATTTCATGTTGATTTCTGCGAAAATACCCTACATACAGCAGATACTTAATAAATGAACAAGGCAGCAAATGTTGTGTCGCTATTGCCAGTTTTTAACAGAAATCTGCAATGAGTGAATCCTAGTACTAAATTCCAAGTTTGGAAATACATCTCTCGTTAAGACTTTAAGGTTGTGGACCTAGATAAACAAAGCCATTTGTAAACCCTACCAAAcatcttttaaggtttatttaataATAGTGACAAAAGACACCCTAGTTTTGTGCCATCTAAGTGGTTACTACACACAGTTTAGGTGTAGCTACTATagcaacatataaataaaaattagatgagTAAACTCCTCCTAGCAAGTTTCCAACAAAAAAATATGCCCTACCTCTGGGCAACACTTAGTTACAGTCAGAGCCAAACACGGGCActaaaaatattcagtgaatCAAACATTGTTTTAAGATGAAGCTACTGGTGGTAACAGTGTGGCATCTTCCCAAcagaagatattaaaaagataaacataaagtTGAGACACGGTGATGGTAACTACAGAACACGTCAAAACGGTCCTCTCTCATCAGCTATTCCTAAGGGGATTTTCCATACCTGTCAAGGCAGCAAAGATGGCAGAGTCGTCCCAGCACAGGCTTATCACATAGTTCCTATTTTAATTGGTACAGTAGTTCAGAAAAAAGTCTCTCCGAATACCATTTTCAAGTCCGGGCTGTACACTAGCACTTCTACTTGCGCAGGGTACTCCCTAAAAGCGCACAGACTTACCTGGCAAGAAACTCCGACCAAGATGCGGCTGTGCGAGATTGGAGTCTGGACGTGCGCTGTGGGGAGAATCAACTCAAAAGAGCAACCTGACCATTTGTTACTCACTTTCTGCGCCTTAAACATAGTGGTCCCCAACTCTCCACAAGTCACGGCTGGGATCCAGCCAGCCGGGCCGAAGCGGCTGCGGAGCAGCGGGAAGCAAAACCTCCGCCCCAGCTGGGGAGGGCCTGATGGGGACGAACTGGGTAAAGGAAGAGAATCTGAGCCGAGACTGTGCCAACAGGCCTGCGTAAAAGGGATGTCACCCACCTGCGCGACCTCTTCGCCATCCTTCAAGTACCGCATAGGCGCGGGCTGGGCGGGGACGCAGTTCAGCCTCCTCCAGCCTCAAGCGAATGTTCCTTGTCCCCGACCCTCCAGCCGcttccctcgctccctctccGAGGCGACCGAGAGTGGAACGCACGTCCCCGGCAGGGCAGGACGGAGGGACGGAGGGGCGGACCGCGACCCGCCCCCGGCCCGCAGCGCCACTCCtagccccggcccggcccggtcAGGGATGCCCCCAACATGTCAGCAGGCGCGCTCTCGCCCTCCCTCGACCCCTCCCGCCGCCTCTCAGCCTCCTAGCTGCGGTCCGAGCTCAGCTCCGCGGCTGGCGCcgacccccaccctcaccccgcAGCGAGCAGCTCTGCAGGGCTCGCAGCCTCCTGCAGGGTTTTGTCCGCACCGCCGAATCTCGCGCCCAGCCTCCCTCAAGAGCCGCCGTTTGAATCTGCGCACGCGGCCCCGAACCTCATTGGCTGTAGCGGCCGCACGCGGGGGGACGAGGGCGTGGTGGGGAGAGCGCGCGCGGCTGAGGGCGGGGCTGGGGAGCTGGAAGTCGGGACTGGAACTCGCGGGAGTCGGGGAAGGAGCTGGGGATCAGGGGGTGGGGCCGCAGACCGGGCTCTCCGGTCCTGCTTTGACAGGACCCGGAGCGCGCCCAGCGCCGCACCGCGCGGGGCCTTCTGGGAAAGCGAGTTCCGGTGCTCGCAGAGAGGCGGGTCCGGAAGCTGCGGTAAGAGTCCAAACTTCCCGGAGTGTGCTGTCAGGGTCTCTGGGGGTTGGGTGGCCCCGCCTAGGCAAGTCCCCACAGCCTTCTCTCAGCCACAGCTCCTCCACTCCGAACTCCTCCGGGTGTATCCCGCCTCATTAGTCTGGAGGCGCGGTCTTCGGACTTGAGACAAATCTAACCATAAAATTTGCGCGGCCGTTATTGCTTAAGCAAAAATGTGAGCTATTTTTGCCCAGACATCATAGCTACTAGAGTAGCGAAGGCTGTGGCAGAAAACTGAATATCAAGAATAAGCAGGAGTGACAGGTGAAAAAAGGTTTTAGCTGGAAAGATGCTTGGCacggaaaaaggaaataatccagGTCTGCGTCTGGTCTTGGCAGTGCCTTCCCTTAGCTCGCTCTCCGGGAAGTAATTGATGCGCGATGAGGAAGCCCTGATCCAGGAGAATAATGCAGGAAGACAGGAGAGGACTGGGAGTTTTGCCCGGATAAATGAGTATGGTAGTCAACTGTGGAAAGTGACGGTCTTTCCAGGAGAGACGGAAGAGGGAAGAACTGCACCGAAGGAGCTTCAGCAGTTGTAGCTATTCTAAAGGATTCAAGTATGAAAACTAGGAGCTGCTCGGTTCAAATAGTTCAAATAACATTAAATTAGATTACAGTAACCACTACAAATGGTAAAAGATCCAGATTTGCAAGGTACCATGCTCTACTGCATAGAGCACTAAACCACATGTTAATATTATAACAAACTTACATTttgctattttgaaattttacgCATCAATTTTTGCAAATCAGAGATGCAGGTGCAAATGTGAATTGAAGAAGAGCCTGCATGCACTACTTTCAAAACTTAAAACGTCTTTTTATGTATTAGCTCCTTTTTCTCAAGGTACGGATTTGGGGAAGGTAAAACACCTTTTAAATCATTCCTTATTGTGttgttctttcacttttttaaaaacttaatttagaaAGTAATGTCAtttgaaaacagtgttttctGATTTACTCCTGAGTCATACATTACTCGGTTTATTTATATTCTAACAGGAAGCAgaatttctgttatattttaggttttttataCAGAATACATTTTTAGAGTTTGATGGCAGGTATTTTAGATTTTGACAATAAACTAAATACCCCtcattttagagatagagaaaaaGGTAATTCCTCAGAAAGATCACATTGCAAATTCATTTAAATCACTTAGAGAAGGACAAAGTGTACAGTTAAAGTGGTTCACAGTCATTTGAATACATATACTCAAATGTAATTGAGaattggtttggttttgttttttaacgaaacattttaaaagtgttcTTATTCAGAGTATATAAGGAGTTTTCAAAACAATTAGGAGgggaaaaagcaatgaaaaatgggcaaaatagtagaacagacccttcaccaaaaaagatatacgAAAGGGAAATACACcacttgaaaagatgcttcacatcattaatcattagagaaatgcaaattaaaacctcagTGAGATACTACCACATAGTTAgaatgagggagggaaaggaCTGTGCAAGTGTTGGTGAAGGTGAAGATGCTGAGCAAATACAGCTTTCATgcattgctggtagaaatgcaaatggaaaagccactttggaaaacaaatgtttacagTGGCTTTATTTGTAATCACCAAAAACTGCAAACACTCAAAGGGATCTTCTCATTGTCACACTTCTCAATACCAAGAGTTGGTTTTGAATAGTCTGTTAAAGCTTCTCAAGTTGTTCCACTAAGATATAGGGAATTGTATACCAAGGGAAGATAGATTGGGAACAAGTGTTGgaaatttctttgaaaactattttatcttttaaaactcatataagggtgcctgggtggctcagtcggttaagcgtccaactcttgatttcccctcaggccatgatctcatggtgatgagattgagccccacatctgctccatgctgggcctggagcctgcttaagattctccctctccctctgcctccctctttctctcaaaaaaaaaaaaaaaacaaaaaaaaaaacctcacatgaAGTTTTCTTTCTACTCCATGACAAATATATTCCtgttttcaattataaaaatgatttttcaagcATGTACTAATTTACTTTCTTACTCCAAGTCTTTAAATACATTGCTAAATTGCTTCATTAATATTAAATCAGCAGTATGATGCACCATACGCATCCTTCCCATGGTTATACCAACTTCTTATCCTCCCACAAAGGCCAAATACTCCCAAGCTTTGCTTATGTTAGTTTGAAAAGTTTTTGCTAGCTTAATATACTGAGAGGCTATACTTTTAATAGAGTTGTATCTGTGATTCTCATagagttttgtctgttttatttattgctaGAGTCCCAGTCCCTAGAATAGTAATATGTTAATATGCTCAAATACAATCACtatacaatgaacaaaacaaaggcaaataaTAAGCACatggataaatataaaaagtacaaattaagTTTGAAATACCATTTCATGAGTGCTAAGGttgcaaaatatttctaaatcctGCCAACTAAATTTGAATAATTCCTTGATATTAGTACTGAAGCTGGTATAATCCTTTTGGAAAGCAATACTGAGCAAAAGCCATAAAGATGTGCATAGCCTATGACAGACATTTTATCTTAATATACTGTAATTCAATGTAAGCAAAAAAGTTGTCATTTAGTGCTTATGgtattatattacattaaaacCCCACTTTGGAAGTCTTCACATTTTgagactaattttaaaaaatttgtctaatgtttatttttgagagagacagcaagggacatttgtctaatgtttatttatttttgagagcatgagcaagggaggagtaaagagagagggagacacagaatccaaagcttgctccaggctctgagctgtcagcacagagccctacacggggcttgaacccgcaaactgtgagatcatgacctgagctgaagtcagacacttaactgactgagccacccaagtgccccagatttTAAGACTAGTTTAAATGGTTCATCATCAGAGAAGAACAATTATACAGCTAGTAGAAATAGTATAATATTAAGGCAATGCAATTAAATGACTATTACATTACTGGGCCCTTCTAGGTGTTGAGCATACATTCATCTTAGGCAATATTCACAACTTGTATAATTGTAACAATCctctgaggtaggtactattattttcatccactttataaatgggaaaaatagtgCACCAAAAGATTAACTTGTCCAAGGGCATTTAATGGCAGAACCAAGATTGGAATTAGAAACCAAGCTTCCAGTCACTCTACTACCCTACTATCCATGAGAATTCCAACTATcagtatagtatatactatagACATAGTATGCTGTAGAGCAAAGAGCTAGTAGCAGAACTGTATGATTAATATCTTATTCGTATACATAGGAACTcagggtatgtgtgtatgtgggtatGTGTCTAACATTATAGAAAATGGTCTATGGACTACACACCACAAACTGTTTAACAGTGTATCACTTTAGAGAAAAGGATGAGATAGGAGCAGGATGGgctttaactttttcattttatatataaagtaaatgtaCTTTTAtattatctgactttttaaagcataaattcttgtttattttttaattttaaaaaatgagctgcCAATAGAAGGAAATAGTGTAACTATGGTATATAAAACAATATTGATAATGCTAAATAAGTATGCTTTGGCagaaatgatgaaacaaaatattatgtgctccatctgaaaacaaaactcagattCAGATATCTTGtagggacacctgtgtggttcagtcagttaagtgttggactcttgatttctgctcaggtcatgatcccagggttgtgggattgagccttgcgttgggctgtgcactggacatggagcctgcttgagattctctccctttgcccctctctcctgttcacatgctctctctctaaaaaacaaaacaaaatgaaacaaaacaaaacaaaacaaaaaaaccctacatcTTGAATATACAATTGTCTGCTCcaacctctctctccccactaccAATATATTTTGGTAATCTGTACTTTACATTTAGGATGCTATTTTAAGTTTGATggaaattataaatagaaatcaTACTGTTATAACCAGCTATAGAATTCTCAGTTTGgcttttaaaggtaaaaataaaagttgttgatctgcaagaaaaaaaaactaagagaaaaaatgttttaaagtgtcCTTATTTCAGGAGATGGGTaggggggatggattaaataggtgatggagattaaggagtgcatttgtgatgagcaccgggtgttgtatgaagtgttgaatcaccatattgtattcctgaaactaatattacactgtatgttaactaactggaatttaaacaaaaattaaaaaaaaaaaaaaagtgtccctaTTTCAAACCAATATCCTTTGCTCTACTCTTTTGTGGTAAATGGCCACCCAAAGTATCCATGTCCTAAttcctagaacctgtgaatataatACCttcatggcaaaagggactttgcaggtgtgattaaaaTAAGAATCTTGACCTGGGGAATTCAatttggattatccaggtggatccagtgtaatcacaagggtccttaagaGTAGAAgaaggagggacacctgggtggctcaatcagttgagcatctgacttcagctcaggtgatgacctcacaATTCGTGGCCCAGTGCCatgtccagctttgtgctgacagcatggagcctgcttcagattctttgtctccctctctctctgcccctcccgtgcttgctctctctcaaaaataaacaaaaaaaaaaaaaaaaaaaaaaaaaggaagaaagaagcaggagaaagagagagatttggagATGTTATGTGTTAGCTTTGAAAATGGAGAACAGGGTCATGAACCAAGGAATGTAAGCAGCCTGTAGGAGCTATTAAATAaatcaaggaaatggattctcctctagagcctccagaaaggaacacaaccatgctgacaccttgattttagcccaggcaGATTCTTTTGgaacttctgacttccagaatttTAGGATATTaagtttttactgttttaagccactgagtttgtggtaattagTTATAGCAACAATAGGAAACTACACCTCtgaaattttcaacatttttagcCTGTGGTAATAAAAGTAGTGCTTTCTTTTCAAAAGGTAATCTTTCATGGCATTCAAAATTTAGCACTTATTTACAAGTGAGCCTAATAACTGAGGGTTCAAAATGAAGAATAGGAACTCCAAATTAAGAGAGTACTCAGAGCATTGAACAAGAGAAATAATTTACCAGATACCCCAAAATCCTTAAAGCAGGACTATTGCTTATCTATAGGAAACATGACATGTGCCAAGATACGAAGGTTATGTGCTTCTCCTCTTTAATTCTAAGCTTtctacctttttaattttattaacttcCACTTTATCAGGGACaatatcttgtttttcttttgtttttgtttttgtttttgttttcagcttcCCCTACTCTCCTGGCTTAGGACATCCAGGAACTCCCAAATGGaacaatgaatttggaagatttgGAGGGAATTTGTGGTTATTGAAGATCATTACTGGCATTTAGTGTGCCAGTTCTACTAACAGAAAACTCTTGTCATGTTTGAAACAGTTCTGCACAAGGAAGAATTATCCTGACTTCCATTTAACGTTCAACCCACACTAAATGATAAACCTGATTATATTTAAGCCCAGAATCAACTGTTTTTACTTATAAACACAAGTGCACACGTGTTTGGGTctttttgcagttttaaaatacactgaataTTTTCAGAAGTACAACTACTATGTAAGCCAGAGGaaggttgtgttttattttgttcagaCTTAAAAGAGTTGTTTCTCCATTTTAGAAAATCACATCACTGAGAGTAACTCAGCTTAAGGGTTTAAGACAGAAATGGAGCCCACGAATATCTATGTTTCTAGCTATTTTCATAGCGATTCTACGTATATATCAGCTGGATTTTATTAtaaatctcttctgtttctccGTATTATAGGGAGaacattaaattgattttttaaaaatttgtaagttATCTATGAATATCACTTTTGTAGGGTATAAGGAGTAGAGTATATGGTTATAAAAAGGGGACACAGGCTCTGGtagttttgaaaatattgatCTAAATcgattcatccatccatctgtccctccctcccataACCCGGTGTCTGctatcttcccttcttccctttcaggCAAACTTCAAAGGTGTCTTGATGTGGCTATCCCATCAGTCTTCAGTCCTAGTGTAATCTAACCTTTACCACCATGCAGTGGAATTGTGTCTGTAAAAGTCACCAAACCCTGTTAAATCCAATGGACACttgaagaaagaaattcaatttcattttacttGAACTTACTATAGCATTTgactttattacttccttttattTGAGACTTTCACCCTTGTTTTCCGTGACCTCACCTCCATGATTTCTTTACCTCAGACTGTTTTGGAAGTCTCTCTTCTGCCAGCTCCTTAAATGTTGGCATGCTCCCAAATTGCATTtagctgtcttctcactgtaCACTCTCTTCCTAGACTATCTCATCCACTtctatgacttcagtcatatccTATGATTTACAGGTCTTCACTTTCAATCCCAACCCTTCTCCTGacctccatctctctccctctggaagCACTAAACACCCCAAATTCACACTGCCCCAAATGGAATTCACTCCCTTTCTACCAATCTGGAATTACTCCAGTATCCTATTCCAAATTAGTAGGACTACCATCCAGCCTCTCAACTCATAACCTGAGAGTCTGGATTCACTTTTTACTGTCTCTGCAATATCCTCTCCTTTACATGCCCACTTCCAGTGGGTCAGTTCAGGCTTCCATCTCTCACCAATTAtagcaagactttttttttttttttaatgtttatttatttttgagggagagaatgtgagctgggaaggggcagagagagagggagacagaggatctgaagccagctctgcactTTAAGACctcagagcccaattcagggctcacaTTCATGAgtcccgagatcatgacctgagttgaagttggacacttaactaacccaggcaccccaattacaGCAAGTCTTTTAACTGATCTCTCATCCTCTAGGCTTGTCCAATTCACTGTATCCTCTCTACTTCGCCACCTgagggattttttaaaacacaaatctgttaaaaatttttttctaatgtttatttatttttgggaaagacagagcatgagcacgagcaggggaggggcggagggagagggagacacagaatccaagcaggctccaggctctgagctgtcagcacagagccagactcagggccagaacccacgaaccatgagatcatgacctgagccaaagtcagatacttaaccaactgagccacccaggtgcccctaaaacacaAATCTATTTAACTTCTAATATCTGCCTTGGGAAAGTTTCAACTTCTAGCTGGAGTCTCAAAAAACCCTTCTCATTCTGATATTTGGGATCACCTTGCCTATTTTCGaactatatttacttttaaagcaATTATGGCtacaaaacatattttgaataacATTAGGAGTTGGCAACATAACAGTAATAGTATAGCTCATAAAAGTTAGGAAGTAGCATGGGAGGAACTCACGAGTTATGAGTTCGAGTtctgcatggggttctgtgctgatggtgtggagcctgctgagattctctctctctctctctctctctctctctctctctctttctctctctctgcccctcccccactttctttctcctctcaaaataaactttaaaaaaataaaataaaaatgaaaataaaactgatggCTCAATAAGACTTAAGTATATTATATGAAGTTAGAAGATGACCTAAAAATGGCAAGGGAATTCATCTTTCATAATGGAGGAATCAAATACTGTCTAATGTTGATAAATCAAGAGATTAGACCTGTTATGGAGGTAACCACCAAAATAGAAATAGTTGATTTAGCAATTGAGATGAAGGAACTGGGTGTCTTTCTAtctagttttgaattttttttttagccaaataCATTCATTGCTTtgagaataactttttaaaaaggaatacaatTAAGGCCCATTTCAATGAAAACTTTTACAGAATACTTTTTCAGCTATtgatttaatttctctaattacTTCACtgtaccaaaaaataaatttaataacattGTAAAATTTATTATACTAAAGACATAGCCAGATCACTTGCCATAAGATCACAAAATGAAA from Panthera tigris isolate Pti1 chromosome F2, P.tigris_Pti1_mat1.1, whole genome shotgun sequence harbors:
- the LOC122234939 gene encoding translation initiation factor IF-2-like, yielding MPPTCQQARSRPPSTPPAASQPPSCGPSSAPRLAPTPTLTPQRAALQGSQPPAGFCPHRRISRPASLKSRRLNLRTRPRTSLAVAAARGGTRAWWGERARLRAGLGSWKSGLELAGVGEGAGDQGVGPQTGLSGPALTGPGARPAPHRAGPSGKASSGARREAGPEAACLPLARSPGSN